One genomic window of Bradyrhizobium sp. B124 includes the following:
- the gltB gene encoding glutamate synthase large subunit: MSGSEFERETIVTGMLSATADSKAADAAHDASYGPHTPELHTWRPQAEGLYDLSLEKDSCGVGFIANIKGQKSHQIVSDALSILCNLEHRGAVGADPRAGDGAGILVQIPHAFFARKTSELGFKLPKPGEYAIGALFMPRDAAWRNVIKSIIADEIKNEGFKLLGWRDVPSDNSSLGVTVKPTEPYHMQVFIGRNNAVKTEDDFERRLYILRKSISQAIYQRRDRGMAGYYPCSLSCRTVIYKGMFLADQLGKYYPDLHEADFDSALALVHQRFSTNTFPTWSLAHPYRMIAHNGEINTLRGNVNWMAARQASVHSELYGKDISRLWPISYEGQSDTACFDNALEFLVQGGYSLPHAVMMMIPEAWAGNPLMDEQRRAFYEYHAALMEPWDGPAAIAFTDGRKIGATLDRNGLRPARYLVTKDDRIVMASEMGVLKIPEDQIVTKWRLQPGKMLLVDLEQGRLIPDDEIKADLAKSHPYNDWLHRTQIQLEELPDAPAKGVRSNLPLLDRQQAFGYSQEDITILMTPMAATGEEAAGSMGNDTPISALSDKPKQLFTYFKQNFAQVTNPPIDPIREEIVMSLVSIIGPRPNLFDLQGVASTQRLEVRQPILTDADLEKIRSISDVPETHFKSRTLDTTFHAGFGAAGMEQVLDELCARAEGAVREGINIIILSDRMTGTDRIPIPSLLACAAVHHHLIRTGLRTSVGLVVESGEPREVHHFACLAGYGAEAINPYLAFETILAMKDRLPGALDDYEIVKRYIKSIGKGLLKVMSKMGISTYQSYCGAQIFDAVGLKADFVAKYFAGTHTRIEGVGLGEIAEETVRRHTDAFGDGQIYKSALDVGGEYAYRTRGEDHAWTAESVSTLQHAVRGNSLERYRAFAKILNEQSERLLTLRGLFRIKSAEDDKRKPIKLEDVEPAKDIVKRFSTGAMSFGSISREAHTTLAIAMNRIGGKSNTGEGGEESDRFKPLPNGDSMRSAIKQVASGRFGVTTEYLVNSDMMQIKMAQGAKPGEGGQLPGHKVDATIARVRHSTPGVGLISPPPHHDIYSIEDLAQLIYDLKNVNPDGHVSVKLVSEVGVGTVAAGVAKARADHVTIAGFEGGTGASPLTSIKHAGSPWEIGLAETHQTLVRQRLRSRIAVQVDGGFRTGRDVVIGALLGADEFGFATAPLIAAGCIMMRKCHLNTCPVGVATQDPVLRKRFTGQPEHVINYFFFVAEEVREIMAQLGYKTFDEMVGQVQMLDQTALVSHWKAKGLDFSKLFVRQKEEKGQTIYHSESQNHHLEAVLDRRLIEQAQAALDRGAPVKIEEEINNTDRSAGAMLSGAVAKIYGHAGLPLDTIHVGLKGTAGQAFGAWLAKGVTFELEGEGNDYVGKGLSGGCIIVKPPKNSGIVPEESIIVGNTVMYGAIAGECYFRGIAGERFAVRNSGAVAVVEGAGDHCCEYMTGGIVVVLGKTGRNFAAGMSGGIAYVLDESGDFNKLCNLSMVELEPVLSEEMINADTYHHSGDLEAHGRVDVFQNLLDSDVERLHVLITRHAKLTSSKKAAEILADWKSWLPKFRKVMPVEYRRALKEMKANADAEPKIAIGA; encoded by the coding sequence ATGAGCGGGTCGGAATTCGAGCGCGAAACCATCGTGACAGGCATGCTGTCGGCGACCGCGGACTCGAAAGCCGCCGATGCCGCGCATGATGCGTCCTATGGGCCGCACACCCCCGAGCTTCACACCTGGCGCCCGCAGGCCGAAGGCCTGTACGACCTGAGCCTGGAAAAGGACTCCTGCGGCGTCGGCTTCATCGCCAACATCAAGGGCCAGAAGTCGCATCAGATCGTCTCCGATGCGCTGAGCATTCTGTGCAACCTCGAGCATCGCGGCGCCGTCGGCGCCGACCCGCGCGCCGGTGACGGCGCCGGCATCCTGGTGCAGATCCCGCACGCCTTCTTCGCGCGCAAGACCTCCGAGCTCGGCTTCAAGCTGCCGAAGCCCGGCGAATACGCCATCGGCGCGCTGTTCATGCCGCGCGATGCCGCGTGGCGGAACGTGATCAAGAGCATCATCGCCGACGAGATCAAGAACGAGGGCTTCAAGCTGCTCGGCTGGCGCGACGTGCCGTCGGACAACTCGTCGCTCGGCGTCACGGTGAAGCCGACCGAGCCCTATCACATGCAGGTCTTCATCGGCCGCAACAATGCGGTCAAGACCGAGGACGATTTCGAGCGCCGGCTCTACATCCTGCGCAAGTCGATCTCGCAGGCGATCTATCAGCGCCGCGACCGCGGCATGGCGGGCTATTATCCGTGCTCGCTGTCGTGCCGCACCGTGATCTACAAGGGCATGTTCCTCGCCGACCAGCTCGGCAAGTACTATCCCGACCTGCATGAAGCGGATTTCGACAGCGCGCTGGCGCTGGTGCATCAGCGCTTCTCGACCAACACCTTCCCGACCTGGTCGCTGGCGCATCCCTACCGGATGATCGCCCATAACGGCGAAATCAACACGCTGCGCGGCAACGTCAACTGGATGGCGGCGCGTCAGGCCTCCGTGCATTCGGAGCTCTACGGCAAGGACATCAGCCGCCTGTGGCCGATCTCCTATGAAGGCCAGAGCGACACTGCCTGCTTCGACAACGCGCTCGAATTCCTGGTGCAGGGCGGTTACTCGCTGCCGCACGCCGTGATGATGATGATTCCGGAAGCGTGGGCCGGCAATCCCCTGATGGATGAGCAGCGCCGCGCCTTCTACGAATATCATGCCGCGCTGATGGAGCCGTGGGACGGCCCGGCCGCGATCGCCTTCACCGACGGCCGCAAGATCGGCGCCACGCTCGACCGCAACGGCCTGCGCCCGGCGCGCTACCTCGTCACCAAGGACGACCGCATCGTGATGGCGTCCGAAATGGGCGTGCTGAAGATTCCGGAGGACCAGATCGTCACCAAGTGGCGGCTGCAGCCCGGCAAGATGCTGCTCGTCGACCTCGAGCAGGGCCGCCTGATTCCCGACGACGAGATCAAGGCCGACCTCGCCAAGAGCCATCCCTACAATGACTGGCTGCACCGCACCCAGATCCAGCTCGAGGAGCTGCCGGATGCGCCGGCCAAGGGCGTGCGCTCCAACCTGCCGCTGCTCGATCGCCAGCAGGCGTTCGGCTACAGCCAGGAAGACATCACGATCCTGATGACGCCGATGGCGGCCACCGGTGAGGAGGCAGCCGGCTCGATGGGCAACGACACGCCGATTTCGGCGCTGTCGGACAAGCCGAAGCAGCTGTTCACCTACTTCAAGCAGAACTTCGCGCAGGTCACCAACCCGCCGATCGACCCGATCCGCGAAGAGATCGTGATGAGCCTCGTCTCGATCATCGGGCCGCGGCCGAACCTGTTCGACCTCCAGGGCGTCGCCTCGACCCAGCGCCTCGAAGTGCGGCAGCCGATCCTGACCGATGCCGATCTCGAGAAGATCCGCTCGATCTCCGACGTTCCCGAGACCCACTTCAAGTCGCGCACGCTCGACACCACCTTCCACGCCGGCTTCGGCGCGGCGGGCATGGAGCAGGTGCTCGACGAGCTCTGCGCCCGCGCCGAGGGCGCGGTGCGCGAGGGCATCAACATCATCATCCTGTCGGACCGCATGACCGGCACCGACCGGATTCCGATCCCGTCGCTCTTGGCCTGCGCAGCCGTGCATCATCATCTGATCCGCACCGGCCTGCGCACCTCGGTCGGCCTCGTCGTGGAATCCGGTGAGCCGCGCGAAGTGCATCACTTCGCCTGCCTCGCCGGCTATGGCGCCGAAGCGATCAACCCCTATCTCGCGTTCGAAACCATCCTCGCGATGAAGGACCGGCTGCCCGGCGCGCTCGACGACTACGAGATCGTCAAGCGCTACATCAAGTCGATCGGCAAGGGCCTGCTCAAGGTGATGTCCAAGATGGGCATCTCGACCTATCAGTCCTATTGCGGCGCGCAGATCTTCGACGCGGTCGGCCTGAAGGCGGACTTCGTCGCCAAGTATTTCGCCGGCACGCACACAAGGATCGAGGGCGTCGGCCTCGGCGAGATCGCCGAGGAGACCGTGCGGCGCCACACCGATGCGTTCGGTGACGGCCAGATCTACAAGAGCGCGCTCGACGTCGGCGGCGAGTATGCCTACCGCACCCGCGGCGAGGACCATGCCTGGACCGCTGAATCGGTCTCGACGCTGCAGCATGCCGTGCGCGGCAACTCGCTGGAGCGCTACCGGGCGTTCGCCAAGATCCTCAACGAGCAGTCGGAGCGTCTGTTGACGCTGCGCGGCCTGTTCCGGATCAAGAGCGCCGAGGACGACAAGCGCAAGCCGATCAAGCTCGAGGACGTCGAGCCCGCCAAGGACATCGTCAAGCGGTTCTCGACCGGCGCGATGTCGTTCGGCTCGATCTCGCGCGAGGCGCACACCACGCTGGCGATCGCGATGAACCGGATCGGCGGCAAGTCGAACACCGGCGAAGGCGGCGAGGAGTCCGACCGCTTCAAGCCGCTGCCCAATGGCGATTCAATGCGCTCGGCGATCAAGCAGGTCGCCTCGGGCCGGTTCGGCGTGACGACGGAATACCTCGTCAACTCCGACATGATGCAGATCAAGATGGCGCAGGGTGCCAAGCCCGGCGAAGGCGGCCAGTTGCCCGGCCACAAGGTCGACGCGACGATCGCCCGCGTGCGGCATTCGACGCCGGGCGTCGGCCTGATCTCGCCGCCGCCGCACCACGACATCTACTCGATCGAAGATCTCGCCCAGCTGATCTACGATCTCAAGAACGTCAATCCCGACGGCCATGTCTCGGTGAAGCTGGTGTCCGAGGTCGGTGTCGGCACGGTTGCCGCCGGCGTCGCCAAGGCGCGCGCCGACCATGTGACCATCGCGGGCTTCGAGGGCGGCACCGGTGCCTCACCCCTGACCTCGATCAAGCATGCCGGCTCGCCCTGGGAGATCGGCCTTGCCGAAACCCATCAGACGCTGGTGCGCCAGCGCCTGCGCAGCCGTATCGCGGTCCAGGTCGACGGCGGTTTCCGCACCGGCCGTGACGTCGTGATCGGCGCGCTGCTCGGGGCCGACGAGTTCGGCTTCGCCACCGCGCCGTTGATCGCGGCGGGCTGCATCATGATGCGCAAGTGCCATCTCAACACCTGCCCGGTCGGGGTTGCGACCCAGGATCCGGTGCTTCGCAAGCGCTTCACCGGCCAACCCGAGCACGTCATCAACTACTTCTTCTTCGTCGCCGAGGAAGTGCGCGAGATCATGGCGCAGCTCGGCTACAAGACGTTCGACGAGATGGTCGGCCAGGTCCAGATGCTGGACCAGACCGCGCTGGTCTCGCACTGGAAGGCCAAGGGTCTCGATTTCTCCAAGCTGTTCGTGCGGCAGAAGGAGGAGAAGGGCCAGACGATCTATCACTCGGAAAGCCAGAACCACCATCTGGAAGCCGTGCTCGACCGCCGGCTGATCGAGCAGGCGCAGGCCGCGCTCGATCGCGGCGCGCCGGTCAAGATCGAGGAAGAGATCAACAACACCGACCGCTCCGCCGGCGCGATGCTGTCTGGCGCGGTGGCCAAGATCTACGGCCATGCCGGCCTGCCGCTCGACACCATCCATGTCGGCCTGAAGGGCACGGCTGGACAGGCGTTCGGCGCCTGGCTCGCCAAGGGCGTCACCTTCGAGCTCGAGGGTGAAGGCAACGACTATGTCGGCAAGGGCCTCTCGGGCGGCTGCATCATCGTCAAGCCGCCGAAGAACTCCGGCATCGTGCCGGAGGAATCGATCATCGTCGGCAACACCGTGATGTACGGCGCGATCGCGGGCGAGTGCTACTTCCGCGGCATCGCCGGCGAGCGCTTCGCGGTGCGTAACTCCGGCGCGGTCGCGGTCGTCGAAGGCGCCGGCGATCACTGCTGCGAATACATGACCGGCGGCATCGTGGTGGTGCTCGGCAAGACCGGGCGCAACTTCGCGGCCGGCATGTCCGGCGGCATCGCCTATGTGCTGGACGAGAGCGGCGACTTCAACAAGCTCTGCAATCTTTCGATGGTCGAGCTGGAGCCGGTGCTGTCGGAGGAGATGATCAACGCCGACACCTACCACCACTCCGGCGATCTCGAGGCGCATGGCCGGGTCGACGTGTTCCAGAACCTGCTCGACTCCGACGTGGAGCGACTGCACGTCCTGATCACGCGTCACGCCAAGCTGACCTCTTCGAAGAAAGCGGCCGAGATCCTCGCCGACTGGAAGAGCTGGCTGCCGAAATTCCGCAAGGTGATGCCGGTGGAGTACCGCCGCGCGCTGAAGGAAATGAAGGCCAACGCCGACGCCGAGCCGAAGATCGCGATCGGCGCGTAG
- a CDS encoding Hsp20 family protein, protein MRSYDLTPFYRSTVGFDRLFSLLDQVTSDGSPGYPPYNIERTGENAYRISVAVSGFSQAELSIVAKENTLTIKGEKSANENSGNSAEVLYRGIASRAFERVFQLADFVQVKNASLENGLLHVDLVREIPEAKKPRSIPIGGSEKAPQVVDGSASKVAA, encoded by the coding sequence ATGCGTAGCTACGACCTCACTCCGTTCTATCGTTCCACCGTCGGCTTCGACCGCCTCTTCAGCCTGCTCGATCAGGTGACCTCGGACGGCAGCCCCGGCTATCCCCCCTACAACATCGAGCGCACCGGCGAGAATGCTTACCGGATCAGCGTTGCGGTCTCCGGCTTCTCGCAGGCCGAGCTTTCGATCGTCGCGAAGGAAAACACGCTGACGATCAAGGGCGAAAAATCCGCCAACGAGAATTCCGGCAACAGCGCCGAAGTGCTCTATCGCGGCATCGCCTCCCGCGCCTTCGAGCGCGTCTTCCAGCTTGCCGACTTCGTGCAGGTGAAGAACGCTTCGCTCGAGAACGGCCTGCTCCACGTCGATCTCGTCCGCGAGATTCCCGAGGCCAAGAAGCCCCGCAGCATTCCGATCGGCGGCAGCGAGAAGGCCCCGCAGGTGGTTGACGGCTCGGCCAGCAAGGTCGCGGCCTAA
- a CDS encoding alpha/beta hydrolase, with product MTLVSIPANPVPDDVVSGTIKTPDGAELRFARWAPPPGRKGTVCVFGGRGEMIEKYFETVRDLRDRGFAVAMIDWRGQGHSSRRLRDPRKGYVRDFADYEVDVETFVQQVVLPDCPPPYFALAHSMGGAVMLRVAHAGKRWFDRMVLSAPMIDLPRRRVSLFPSALLRIMRLAGQGGRYIPGGSDELVGLAPFIGNPVTSDPVRHARNAAILEEDPTLGIAAPTIAWADTAFTAMRTFRGMSYPTEIRQPILMLAASNDEVVSTAAIEEFAYHLRAGSHLVIAGSKHEILQEQDRYRGQFWAAFDAFVPGTPLFK from the coding sequence ATGACGCTCGTCTCGATCCCCGCCAATCCGGTTCCGGACGACGTTGTCAGTGGCACCATCAAGACACCTGACGGGGCCGAGCTGCGCTTTGCGCGCTGGGCGCCGCCGCCCGGCCGCAAGGGCACGGTCTGCGTGTTCGGCGGGCGCGGCGAGATGATCGAGAAATACTTCGAGACCGTGCGCGACCTGCGCGACCGCGGCTTTGCGGTGGCGATGATCGACTGGCGCGGGCAAGGGCATTCGTCGCGGCGGCTGCGTGATCCGCGCAAGGGTTACGTGCGCGACTTCGCCGACTACGAGGTCGACGTCGAGACCTTCGTGCAGCAGGTGGTGCTGCCGGATTGCCCGCCGCCCTATTTCGCGCTGGCGCATTCGATGGGCGGCGCGGTCATGCTGCGGGTCGCGCATGCCGGCAAGCGCTGGTTCGACCGCATGGTGCTGTCGGCGCCGATGATCGACCTGCCGCGCCGGCGCGTGTCGTTGTTTCCGAGCGCCCTGCTCCGGATCATGCGGCTGGCTGGGCAGGGCGGCCGCTACATTCCGGGCGGGAGCGACGAACTGGTCGGCCTCGCGCCCTTCATTGGTAATCCCGTCACCAGCGACCCGGTGCGCCATGCCCGCAACGCGGCGATCCTGGAAGAAGACCCGACGCTCGGCATCGCGGCACCGACGATCGCCTGGGCCGACACTGCGTTCACCGCGATGCGCACCTTCCGCGGCATGTCGTACCCGACCGAAATCCGCCAGCCGATCCTGATGCTGGCGGCGAGCAATGACGAGGTGGTGTCGACGGCGGCGATCGAGGAGTTCGCCTACCATCTGCGCGCCGGCTCGCATCTCGTGATCGCCGGCTCCAAGCACGAGATCCTGCAGGAGCAGGATCGCTACCGCGGGCAATTCTGGGCGGCGTTCGACGCTTTCGTGCCCGGCACGCCGCTGTTCAAGTGA
- a CDS encoding tetratricopeptide repeat protein, which produces MERRLAAILCADIAGYSRMMGVDEAGTHASFKAHRSAIYPIILNHGGRIVKNTGDGFLLEFPSIIGAIEAAVAMQTLMAERNEHLPADRAMHFRMGVHMGDVMADEDEVFGDDVNIAVRLETVAVPGGIAVSDKARTESGRRLAVSLVDAGPHRFKNITEPVHVWTWAPAGSDKQEQVPDDGPHLPGQYRTAIVGVLPFDNLSGGADEYFSDGLTEDLIHALSLQSFYRVLSRNSTFAYKGKNVSTRLIAREIDATYLIQGSVRRAGNKIRVSAELIAPEKGEQLWTGRYDRDMGDLFAMQDEITANLSAAVAQEIYRAEASAPARSPNAELTAWDRFLKGLSHYYHQTKDDCETAIALFKEAIELDPALSIARAYLALIQIQSIQFGWIPSTRELWASSVSLAESSVRLDPRSSFAFSLLAYLHAMQGHYEAAMDAIKRAIELNPYDMGARGVLGICHMVIGDHRKAVDLFSTAVQRGNSDPRYQWAALNAFSHYLLGQYDASLSWSREGLYLNPNHLQCLAVRSAALAQLGRADEAAQAAEALLASHPDLTVERHLRNFHWKNPADIALYRDGLLKAGLPFGKLALVASNSKFAADS; this is translated from the coding sequence ATGGAAAGACGGCTCGCTGCCATTCTTTGCGCTGATATCGCCGGCTATTCCCGCATGATGGGTGTCGACGAGGCGGGGACGCATGCCTCGTTCAAGGCGCACCGCAGCGCGATTTACCCGATCATCCTCAACCATGGCGGCCGAATCGTCAAAAACACCGGCGACGGCTTCCTGCTGGAATTTCCGAGCATCATCGGCGCGATCGAGGCTGCCGTCGCGATGCAGACCCTGATGGCCGAGCGCAACGAACATCTGCCGGCCGACCGCGCCATGCACTTCCGGATGGGTGTCCACATGGGCGACGTCATGGCCGACGAGGACGAGGTGTTCGGTGACGACGTCAACATCGCCGTCCGCCTCGAGACCGTCGCCGTGCCGGGCGGCATTGCGGTGTCGGACAAGGCCCGCACCGAGTCAGGGCGGCGGCTTGCCGTCAGCCTGGTCGATGCCGGCCCGCACCGCTTCAAGAACATCACCGAGCCGGTCCATGTCTGGACCTGGGCGCCGGCCGGCTCCGACAAGCAGGAGCAGGTTCCCGACGACGGCCCGCATCTGCCGGGGCAATACCGGACCGCGATCGTCGGTGTGCTGCCGTTCGACAATCTGAGCGGTGGCGCCGACGAATATTTCTCTGACGGCCTGACCGAGGATCTGATCCACGCGCTGTCGCTGCAATCCTTCTACCGCGTGCTGAGCCGCAACTCGACCTTCGCCTACAAGGGCAAGAACGTCTCGACCCGCCTGATCGCGCGCGAAATCGACGCGACCTATCTGATCCAGGGCTCGGTGCGCCGCGCCGGCAACAAGATCCGCGTTTCCGCCGAGCTGATCGCGCCCGAGAAGGGCGAGCAGCTGTGGACCGGCCGCTACGACCGCGACATGGGCGACCTGTTCGCGATGCAGGACGAGATCACCGCGAACCTCTCCGCCGCGGTGGCCCAGGAGATCTACCGTGCCGAGGCCTCGGCGCCGGCGCGCTCGCCGAACGCCGAGCTGACCGCGTGGGACCGCTTCCTGAAAGGTCTTTCGCACTACTATCACCAGACCAAGGACGATTGCGAAACCGCGATCGCGCTGTTCAAGGAGGCGATCGAGCTCGACCCCGCGCTGTCGATCGCGCGCGCCTATCTCGCGCTGATCCAGATCCAGAGTATCCAGTTCGGCTGGATTCCGAGCACGCGCGAATTGTGGGCCTCGTCGGTCAGCCTGGCCGAGAGCAGCGTCCGGCTCGACCCGCGCTCCTCGTTCGCATTTTCGCTGCTGGCCTATCTGCATGCGATGCAGGGCCACTACGAAGCCGCGATGGACGCCATCAAGCGGGCGATCGAGCTCAATCCCTACGACATGGGCGCCCGCGGCGTGCTTGGAATCTGCCATATGGTGATCGGCGATCATCGCAAGGCGGTCGATCTGTTCTCGACGGCGGTTCAGCGCGGCAACAGCGACCCGCGCTACCAATGGGCCGCGCTGAACGCGTTCAGTCATTATCTGCTCGGGCAATATGACGCCTCGCTGTCATGGTCGCGCGAAGGGCTGTATCTCAACCCGAACCATCTGCAGTGCCTCGCGGTACGCAGCGCCGCGCTCGCCCAGCTCGGCCGCGCCGACGAAGCCGCGCAGGCGGCCGAGGCGCTGCTCGCCAGCCATCCCGATCTCACGGTCGAACGTCATTTGCGCAATTTCCACTGGAAGAACCCGGCCGACATCGCGCTCTATCGCGATGGGCTCTTGAAAGCCGGGCTCCCGTTCGGCAAACTCGCTCTGGTTGCATCCAATTCGAAATTCGCCGCTGATTCCTGA
- a CDS encoding LysE family translocator: MLGIHELWLFVLSGLLLNVTPGPDTAYIIGRTIQHGWRGGAAAAIGISCGCLVHVLGAAIGLSALLMASSTAFLAVKLIGAAYLVLTGLQMLLSRAKPIADIGGQGGETSISRVFWQGALTNILNPKVALFFLAFLPQFVAADSAQKTLAFLVLGLIFITGGTLWCLGLAAFAARAASRIRQSTGVIAWINRSLGALFIYLGVRVAMLEAR, encoded by the coding sequence ATGCTGGGAATTCACGAGCTTTGGCTGTTTGTCCTGTCCGGGCTGCTGCTCAACGTCACGCCGGGGCCGGATACCGCTTATATCATAGGGCGCACGATTCAGCACGGATGGCGCGGCGGAGCCGCTGCGGCGATCGGTATCAGCTGCGGCTGCCTGGTCCACGTGCTGGGCGCGGCGATCGGGCTGTCGGCGTTGCTGATGGCGTCGTCGACCGCGTTCCTGGCCGTCAAGCTGATCGGCGCGGCCTATCTGGTGCTGACCGGCCTGCAGATGCTGCTGTCGCGCGCCAAGCCGATCGCGGACATCGGCGGGCAGGGCGGCGAGACCTCGATCTCGCGTGTGTTCTGGCAGGGGGCACTGACCAACATCCTCAACCCCAAGGTGGCGCTGTTCTTCCTGGCATTCCTGCCGCAATTCGTGGCGGCGGACTCAGCCCAGAAGACGCTCGCCTTCCTGGTGCTCGGGCTGATCTTCATCACCGGCGGCACGCTGTGGTGTCTTGGCCTCGCGGCCTTTGCGGCACGGGCTGCCAGCCGCATCCGGCAATCGACCGGCGTGATCGCCTGGATCAACCGCTCGCTCGGCGCGCTCTTCATCTATCTCGGCGTCCGCGTCGCCATGCTGGAGGCGCGCTAG
- a CDS encoding sulfite exporter TauE/SafE family protein, whose product MVDHLLIFIAFAFLLAGFVKGTLGLGLPTVAMGLLATTMAPGQAIAIVIVPAIVTNIWQTFVGPYLHDILKRLWPLMLGTVVGIWINAGLLTGPYAAYGTVVLGALLVIYAIVGLSRFNFKVRRRDEKWIGGIVGVITGLISAATGVQVIPSMPFMQAIGMERDELVQALGVFFTTATIALAFNLTASGLLTAATALPGAVAMVASFIGMFIGQAVRTRMQPDVFRRWFLIAMILLGIYLAGSALLKIHG is encoded by the coding sequence ATGGTCGACCATCTCCTGATCTTCATCGCTTTCGCCTTCCTGCTCGCCGGCTTCGTCAAGGGCACACTCGGCCTCGGGCTGCCGACGGTCGCGATGGGACTGCTGGCAACCACGATGGCACCAGGTCAGGCGATTGCGATCGTGATCGTGCCGGCGATCGTCACCAATATCTGGCAGACCTTCGTCGGCCCCTATCTGCACGACATCCTCAAGCGGCTGTGGCCGCTGATGCTCGGCACCGTCGTTGGAATCTGGATCAATGCCGGACTATTGACCGGGCCTTACGCGGCCTACGGCACCGTCGTGCTCGGCGCGCTGCTGGTGATCTACGCGATCGTCGGCCTGAGCAGATTCAACTTCAAGGTCAGACGGCGCGACGAGAAATGGATCGGCGGCATCGTCGGCGTCATCACCGGGCTGATCTCGGCGGCAACCGGCGTCCAGGTCATTCCCTCGATGCCGTTCATGCAGGCGATCGGCATGGAGCGGGACGAACTGGTGCAGGCGCTCGGCGTCTTCTTCACAACCGCGACCATCGCACTCGCCTTCAACCTCACGGCCTCGGGCCTGCTGACCGCGGCCACCGCGCTGCCGGGCGCGGTCGCGATGGTGGCATCGTTCATCGGCATGTTCATCGGCCAGGCGGTCCGCACACGGATGCAGCCGGACGTCTTCCGCCGCTGGTTCCTGATCGCGATGATCCTGCTCGGCATCTATCTCGCCGGCAGCGCGCTGCTCAAGATCCACGGCTAG
- a CDS encoding LysR family transcriptional regulator, with product MRFDLIDLQLFIAVSDARSITQGAARANLALASASERIKGLEEALGVALLKRGRRGVELTAAGESLLGHARIVMHNVEALQSDLAAYASGVRANVLLLANTSGLSEHLPRALAAFLHEHPDISVDVEERESTDIATAIASGAADLGFAAEHALPDSVERFLFSEDRLMLVASRRSDLGGRRQIDFQEVVGRDFVGLTATSALQVHISRHAAKLGARLRFRARLRGFDAICQMVAADVGIAVIPETAARRCAAAMPITTIRIRDVWANRRLTICARSFKALPRAAKQLVEYLRAEAQR from the coding sequence ATGCGGTTCGACCTGATCGACTTGCAATTGTTCATCGCGGTTTCGGATGCACGCAGCATCACCCAGGGCGCGGCGCGAGCAAACCTTGCGCTAGCCTCGGCCAGCGAGCGGATCAAGGGGCTCGAGGAGGCGCTCGGCGTCGCGCTGCTCAAGCGCGGCCGCCGCGGCGTCGAACTGACGGCGGCGGGCGAGAGCCTGCTCGGTCACGCGCGGATCGTGATGCATAATGTCGAGGCCTTGCAGAGTGATCTCGCCGCCTATGCCAGCGGCGTCCGCGCCAACGTGCTGCTGCTCGCCAACACCTCGGGCCTGTCGGAGCATCTGCCGCGGGCGCTGGCAGCGTTCCTGCACGAACATCCCGATATCAGCGTCGACGTCGAGGAGCGCGAGAGCACCGACATCGCGACTGCGATCGCCAGCGGCGCCGCCGATCTCGGTTTCGCCGCCGAACACGCGCTGCCTGACAGCGTCGAGCGTTTCCTGTTCAGCGAGGACCGCCTGATGCTGGTTGCATCGCGCCGCAGTGATCTCGGCGGCCGCCGCCAGATCGACTTCCAGGAGGTGGTCGGCCGCGATTTCGTCGGCCTCACGGCGACGTCCGCGCTGCAGGTCCATATTTCGCGGCACGCGGCAAAACTTGGTGCGCGGCTGCGCTTCCGCGCCCGCCTGCGCGGCTTCGACGCCATCTGCCAGATGGTTGCCGCCGATGTCGGCATCGCGGTGATCCCGGAAACCGCGGCGCGGCGCTGCGCGGCGGCGATGCCGATCACAACGATCCGGATCCGCGACGTCTGGGCCAACCGCCGGCTGACGATCTGCGCACGCAGCTTCAAGGCGCTGCCGCGCGCGGCCAAGCAGCTGGTGGAATATTTGCGGGCCGAAGCGCAACGCTGA
- a CDS encoding glutathione S-transferase: MLRVWGRRSSFNVQKVMWLIGELDLAHEHIDAGGAFGGLDAPAFRAMNPHGRVPVVRDDDAIVWESHAILRYLAARYGNGRFWSDDPIVRARVDGWMDWSQTALQPDFLGGVFWGFFRTPDSQRDWSAIHKALARCEQHFAKLERLLEATPFLLGETLSLADITSGTSLYRYFELEIARPPLPAVERWYQRLQQRPPFRKHVMLPFEELRGRLDY, from the coding sequence ATGCTCAGGGTCTGGGGACGGCGCAGTTCGTTCAACGTGCAGAAGGTGATGTGGCTGATCGGCGAGCTCGATCTGGCGCACGAGCACATCGATGCCGGCGGCGCATTCGGCGGGCTCGATGCGCCGGCGTTCCGCGCGATGAACCCGCATGGCCGCGTGCCCGTCGTCCGGGATGACGACGCGATCGTCTGGGAGTCCCACGCCATCCTGCGCTACCTCGCCGCGCGCTATGGCAACGGCCGCTTCTGGTCCGACGATCCAATTGTCCGGGCGCGGGTCGATGGCTGGATGGACTGGTCGCAAACCGCGCTGCAGCCGGATTTTCTCGGCGGCGTGTTCTGGGGATTTTTCCGCACACCCGACAGCCAGCGCGACTGGTCAGCGATTCACAAGGCGCTCGCCCGCTGCGAGCAGCATTTTGCCAAGCTCGAACGCCTGCTCGAAGCCACGCCGTTCCTGCTCGGAGAGACGCTGTCGCTCGCGGACATCACCTCGGGAACCTCGCTCTATCGCTATTTCGAACTCGAGATCGCCCGCCCGCCGCTGCCAGCAGTCGAGCGCTGGTATCAGAGGCTGCAGCAGCGCCCGCCGTTTCGTAAGCACGTCATGCTTCCGTTCGAGGAACTGCGCGGCCGGCTCGACTATTAA